AAGTACAAACATGAATGCAAAATAGACGGCAACTACCATTGCCAAAAACAAACATCCGTTTATAACCAATTTTTTTATGTGCATCAGAATTGAAAATAAATAAAATCAGTTTGACCAAAATAACCAAACATAAGAATGAACACCAAAATCAGCATACAAGGCCATATTAAAAAATTTCGACTTCAATACCAAACGGTTCTTTATGAGTCCATCCATTTTAACATCTGAAAGGATAAATAAGAAAAGCAAAAATACGGTAAGCAGTATGGTTGCTAGTTTCATTACAGAAAGCAAATGAACATCCTGTATCGAATAATTTGAAAAATCAAAAATTTTATAAATGATTACTTTGGCAACCGATAAATCTTTTGCTCTGAAAAAGATCCAGGCAAACACTGCTAAATGAAATGTAAAAACAATTTTAATCCATTGGATTGGCATCGATTTGTTTTCCATATATCTTTTAAATGCAACGGAAAGCAAAAGGGCTGCGACTAAATAAAAGCCATGCAATGCCCCCCAAATGATAAAAGTCCAGTTTGCCCCATGCCAAAATCCACTAACAATAAAAACAATAAATAAATTGTAATACCATCTCCATTTTAAAACCCTGTTGCCTCCCAAAGGAATGTATAAATAATCTCTAAACCAGGAAGACAATGAAATATGCCAACGTTCCCAAAATTCTTTTATTGATTTTGAAATATAAGGGGTTTTGAAATTCTCCATCAAATCGTACCCCATTACTTTTGCAGCACCGATGGCAATATCAGAATATCCTGAAAAATCACAGTAAATCTGAAAGGCGAAACAATAGGTAGCAAATAACAAGGAAATCCCATCGTACTGTTCCGGAGAGTTATTAGCTTAGTTTACAATTACAGACAATCGATCAGCAATTACTATCTTTTAAAAGCCCCACAACATCATTTTTAATCCTCACGATTCTACCGTAATCCACATCATTTTTTTTTCTCAATTGAGGTAAAATATTTTGTGGTCGTTCAATTGGTCCTGCAACCAATTGTGGATAAAACATTACATAAAGTGCATAGATTCCAAAATGGCGCTCTGCTTTAAAATTTCCTCGATAAATTTCTATCGTATAACTCATCGCTTGAAATGTATGAAACGACAATCCGATTGGAAGGATGATTGACAAATATGGAATTGGTGATTCGAAACCCAATGTTGCAGTTAACCGATCGATATTTTCAATGAAAAAATTATAATATTTAAAAACCGCTAATACTCCAATATTTGCGACTAAGCTCATAATCAAAAAGAGTCGTTTTCGTTTTGCTCCGGTGGCAGTTTCAATCAAAATTCCAGCGAAATAATCAACAACAATGGTCGCACCTAAAATTAAAATGTAATATGGAATAAATGCCATGTAAAAATAGCAGCTTGCTAATAAAAGCAACAACCATCTGTAACTATACGGCAAAATAAAATAGAGCAGCGTAACGAGAGGAAAGAAAAGAAAAAAATCAAACGAATTAAATAACATTAGTATCCGATAAATGCGATTTATACACTACAATTAAATATACGCAAATTTAAGAACGAGTTCGTTGAACAATTTCGTTGTAAAATGCATTATAATTTACTTCAGCTGAAAAATGATCCAACCAAAACTGCCTTACGCCTTTTCTGTATTCCGGAGTATTTTTGTTTCCTGAATAAAATCCATCAACAATGGCTGCAACAGCTTTTATATCAAAATCTTTTTCAATTAATGCACCGGTTGTATCATTTACAATTTCAGAAATCCCTCCTACATTGGTTGCAACACAAGGAATACCAAAACTAATTGCTTCTTGAATAGATACGGGTAAACTTTCCGTTTCACTCGTAGTAATAAACAAATTCACGCTGTTCTTTTTATAAAAATTTAATATTTCTTGATTGGATACACTTCCTCTAAATTCAAAATGTGCTGAGTCGGGAAGGGATTTCGCCTTTTCTTTTAAATCGTTCATTAAAAAACCATCTCCAAAATGCACCCATTTGAATTCAAATTTTAATTGTTTCAAAATTTCAATGATGAGATGGACACGTTTTAGAGGAATTAAATTAGAACAGGATACAATTGTAAACATGCCTTGACTAGCAAAAGGGTTCAATCCGTAATCGTTGGTGCCCCAATATTGCAATTGCACCTTATCCTCAAAACATTGTTTCTTTTTGATATAATTTGTTCCAAACAAAGAATTGGGATAAATGGCGGAAGTATTTTTATAGATAAAAAAGCGGAATGGTAAATAGTTACCCTCGTGACGTTCATCGTAAATATCAAAGCCACCACATCTGAATATAAAACGATTGATATCCTTTTTATATTTAAGAACCGAAAGTGCCAACGCCCAATCATTCATCCAAAACGAATAGTGAACATGTTTTTTATCAGAAAAACCTGACAACTGCTTAATGCATGCTGCATCATAGAAGGCTCTAATTAAAAGGGAATTGAAGCTTCTAATTTTCTTTATGAAATAAAATTTGTTGTTACAATGAATAAATTCGCTCCAAAGTATCCATAAAATCGAACCAAAATTCTTAAAAAAAATACCGAAAGAATTTAAATTCGAGCGATCATTGATTGCATCTAACACAATCACATTATCGGGCACAGTTCTCTTATCCCCAGCTTTTGAAGACTTCGGATGAATATATATTTTCTCAAACTTTTTAGAAAGAACTAGTATTTCATTTTCTAAAACACTTTCTCCTTTTCCATATGGAAAACTAGCGGTATATAACTGAAGTACGGTACTTCTTGCATTCATAAACTTACTTTTGAATAATCATTTTACCGCTTCTCACAGTATTGGATGATGTAATCGAATAAAAATAAACTCCGTTAGATAATGAAGAAGTATTTAATTGATATACCTGATGATTATTTTCTTGATAAGACACAAATGGTAATTCAATTTTTTTACCAATTGCATCCAAAATGGTTAGTGTGTAATTTCCTTCTGTTTTATCAACATCAAACTGCAAGAAAGCTTCATCTACTGCAGGATTCGGATAATTCAACAATTCAGCGTAATCAAATGTATTCGTTGGGTAATTTGTTAGTATTGTATTGCTGTATTCCAATAAACTATGACCTTGTGTCGCAAACCATGCATCCCCTGCTGCATCAAAATTAATATCATTGATGTAATTGTAAGGAGCACTCACAAAGCTACTTAATGTGGTCCAAGTTGTTCCTGACAATTTCGCAATCCCAGTATACGTTCCCACCCATTTTGTATCATAACTATCAATTGCGATACTATATATTTTACTGCTTGGCAATCCGGTTCCTGAAGTAGTATAATTTGTCCAAGTGGTGCCATTAAATTTTGCCAATCCTCCAAACGTAGCTAACCAAACATTTCCAAATTGGTCAAAATCAATTCCACGAACAGTATTGTGTGGTAAATCAGAGCTCGCTACGGTGTAAGTGGTCCAAGTTGTGCCATCAAAAACCGTCACTCCACCATTCGTCCCAATCCATTTTTTTCCATCAGGGGCAATTTTTATGCAATTAATATAATTATGCGGTAAGCCTGAAGTAGATGTAGTATAGCTGGTCCAGGTCGTTCCATCAAAAGAAAACAAACCGGTTCCCCTGCATCCCAGCCATTTTACATTTGCAGTATCAATTGCCAAAGCGAAAGGGTCGTCAAAAATCCCTCCCGGAGTATAATAAGTTGTAAAAGTTGTTCCATCAAATTTATCCAATCGTCCTCGATCATGTGTTGTCCACAAAATACCATAAGAATCAAATTTCACAGAATAATTATCATCGTCAGAAATCGTTGAATTATCAATGTTGAAATTTGTCCAAGTAGCACCATCATACTTTGTTAAACCAGACTTTTCTCCACCGAACCATAAATT
This sequence is a window from Bacteroidota bacterium. Protein-coding genes within it:
- a CDS encoding glycosyltransferase, whose amino-acid sequence is MNARSTVLQLYTASFPYGKGESVLENEILVLSKKFEKIYIHPKSSKAGDKRTVPDNVIVLDAINDRSNLNSFGIFFKNFGSILWILWSEFIHCNNKFYFIKKIRSFNSLLIRAFYDAACIKQLSGFSDKKHVHYSFWMNDWALALSVLKYKKDINRFIFRCGGFDIYDERHEGNYLPFRFFIYKNTSAIYPNSLFGTNYIKKKQCFEDKVQLQYWGTNDYGLNPFASQGMFTIVSCSNLIPLKRVHLIIEILKQLKFEFKWVHFGDGFLMNDLKEKAKSLPDSAHFEFRGSVSNQEILNFYKKNSVNLFITTSETESLPVSIQEAISFGIPCVATNVGGISEIVNDTTGALIEKDFDIKAVAAIVDGFYSGNKNTPEYRKGVRQFWLDHFSAEVNYNAFYNEIVQRTRS
- a CDS encoding T9SS type A sorting domain-containing protein; this translates as MKKIYSSLFVCLFLIAIEGVAQFPGFINYTTPTTNYSAYQDNGFIWIASSGGLMKFDTVAKTTTHFNAYNSGLPCNNVFSIAKDNSGNFWFGTGGGATGYYEGIMVGRGLVKYDGTNWTVYKTSNSGICDNSVRTLFIENDTVWAGTYGGGISKYFGGIWTTFDRLNSDLPSDTVSCIVEDLDGLKWISTYNGVASFNGTTWTIYNKSNSGLPGDTVRTIAIGPNNEKWFGTSRGIAKFNDTAWTTYTTTNSGLSYKNVVTILPEPDGSIWYGTYGMAETYGGGVGKFNGTIWTNYNSSNSGLPRDNVAIVMADASGKKWITSERGSKAGGGQAQMNRFSGTAWETFDFINTTLMVNFYYTIEKDAANNLWFGGEKSGLTKYDGATWTNFNIDNSTISDDDNYSVKFDSYGILWTTHDRGRLDKFDGTTFTTYYTPGGIFDDPFALAIDTANVKWLGCRGTGLFSFDGTTWTSYTTSTSGLPHNYINCIKIAPDGKKWIGTNGGVTVFDGTTWTTYTVASSDLPHNTVRGIDFDQFGNVWLATFGGLAKFNGTTWTNYTTSGTGLPSSKIYSIAIDSYDTKWVGTYTGIAKLSGTTWTTLSSFVSAPYNYINDINFDAAGDAWFATQGHSLLEYSNTILTNYPTNTFDYAELLNYPNPAVDEAFLQFDVDKTEGNYTLTILDAIGKKIELPFVSYQENNHQVYQLNTSSLSNGVYFYSITSSNTVRSGKMIIQK